One stretch of Ipomoea triloba cultivar NCNSP0323 chromosome 8, ASM357664v1 DNA includes these proteins:
- the LOC116026860 gene encoding uncharacterized protein LOC116026860 has translation MRNKGKVHPSPSSSSSSDEALSVLKLLPAAILTLTCVLSLEDREVLAYMITRSMKATQEKTKRQVSHKPPLFHCDCFDCYTSFWFRWDSSPNRELIHQAIEAFEEHLNSGEHPKKNSSSKHRKKEKMGRRGIESPTPETPMVEESSFTRPLPEIQSSPLENMEPPAPEPGKYCEDDDVAAAPLRETTPSAGRVAAANNHKGFARKVLPDVLGVFNSRLWSLWSPNL, from the coding sequence ATGAGAAACAAAGGTAAAGTTCACCCCTCCccctcttcatcttcatcctctgATGAAGCTCTCTCCGTTCTCAAGCTCTTACCGGCTGCTATTCTCACTCTCACCTGTGTCCTCTCTCTGGAGGACCGCGAAGTCTTGGCTTACATGATAACAAGGTCCATGAAAGCCACCCAAGAGAAGACCAAAAGGCAAGTTTCTCACAAGCCCCCTCTCTTCCACTGCGACTGCTTCGACTGCTACACCAGCTTCTGGTTCCGCTGGGACTCCTCCCCCAACCGCGAGCTCATTCATCAAGCCATTGAAGCCTTCGAGGAGCATTTGAACAGCGGCGAGCACCCCAAGAAGAACAGCAGCAGCAAACAcaggaagaaagagaaaatgggccGCCGCGGGATTGAGAGCCCTACGCCGGAGACGCCTATGGTTGAAGAAAGCAGCTTTACCCGCCCATTGCCTGAAATTCAATCGTCCCCGCTAGAAAACATGGAGCCACCCGCCCCGGAACCTGGGAAATATTGTGAGGAcgatgatgttgcagctgcgCCGTTGCGCGAAACGACGCCGTCGGCGGGTCGCGTAGCGGCGGCGAATAACCACAAGGGCTTCGCCAGAAAGGTGCTGCCGGACGTTTTAGGGGTGTTCAATTCCCGTTTATGGAGCCTTTGGAGTCCGAATCtgtaa